One genomic segment of Salminus brasiliensis chromosome 6, fSalBra1.hap2, whole genome shotgun sequence includes these proteins:
- the sypb gene encoding synaptophysin b — MDTVNQLVATGQFTVIKQPLGFIKILQWFFAIFAFSTCGSYSGIFRMSVECKNRTESDLNIEVEFEYPFRLHQVWFDAPTCKGQETERLFLEGDYSSSAEFFVTIGVFAFLYSMAALSIYIFLMEKYREGNRGAQADFVVTAIFTFFWLVSSSAWAKGLSDVKKATDPDEVINLIAACDREENRCKEIHEPVVSGLNTSVAFGFCNLVLWGGNLWFVFKETGWLGAFAGTYVPSGEKQPAPDSYGQQGYGQDPYAGSQGGYQPDYGQQGDGYEGGSYNQGGYDQGGPTSFSNEI; from the exons ATGGACACTGTCAACCAG CTGGTTGCCACTGGGCAGTTCACTGTCATCAAACAGCCTTTAGGATTCATTAAGATTCTACAATGG tTTTTCGCCATCTTTGCATTCTCCACCTGTGGCTCTTACTCCGGAATCTTCCGGATGAGTGTGGAGTGCAAGAACCGAACGGAGAGCGACCTTAACATCGAGGTGGAGTTCGAATACCCGTTCAG GCTTCATCAGGTGTGGTTCGACGCTCCAACATGTAAAGGGCAGGAGACGGAGCGTCTGTTCCTGGAGGGAGATTATTCCTCCTCTGCTGAGTTCTTCGTCACCATCGGTGTATTCGCCTTCCTCTACTCCATGGCAGCGCTGTCCATCTACATTTTCCTCATGGAGAAATACCGCGAGGGCAATCGCGGCGCACAGGCT GATTTTGTGGTGACGGCtatatttacctttttttggCTGGTGAGTTCGTCAGCGTGGGCTAAAGGCCTCTCGGATGTTAAGAAAGCCACTGACCCGGACGAGGTTATCAACCTCATTGCAGCCTGTGACCGCGAGGAGAACCGGTGCAAAGAAATTCACGAGCCAGTCGTCTCCGGCCTGAACACATCTGTG GCTTTTGGCTTCTGTAACCTGGTGCTGTGGGGAGGAAACCTCTGGTTTGTTTTCAAGGAGACCGGCTGGCTTGGAGCTTTCGCTGGTACCTACGTGCCCTCTGGAGAAAAGCAGCCGGCTCCAGACTCCTACGGGCAGCAGG GCTATGGGCAGGACCCTTACGCTGGATCCCAGGGTGGCTACCAGCCCGACTACGGCCAACAAGGAGACGGATATGAGGGTGGAAGCTACAATCAGGGAGGCTACGATCAGGGAGGCCCTACCTCCTTCTCTAATGAGATATGA